A genome region from Chlorobaculum tepidum TLS includes the following:
- the modC gene encoding molybdenum ABC transporter ATP-binding protein, producing the protein MKLCIDIEKRLGDFSLKLKTEISGERVGIFGASGSGKSTLVHLIAGLIKPYAGEIYLDDTCLFSSRKKIDLSPEKRRISIVFQQATLFPHLGVKSNLLYGYKRCRPSERRIRPEAIIEVLNLGHLVGRGVGKLSGGEKQRVALGRAVLANPRLLVMDEPLSALDDSLRYQIIPYLRSVSAEFGIPCLFISHSLTEMQLMTERVLVVRDGRLAGISTPDELARTGMATNPRGYLNLLRLDGATQKDGLFHYPWGNGHLIISEGRTGEESLFELSSRDIILFKQHPEAISARNLLECRVAELFDSDGRKGVVLESGGKTLVAEIVRSAAEELGIAPGTMLFAAIKASAFRRVS; encoded by the coding sequence GTGAAGCTCTGCATCGACATCGAAAAGAGGCTGGGCGACTTTTCCCTGAAGCTAAAAACCGAAATTTCGGGCGAGCGGGTCGGCATCTTCGGCGCATCAGGCAGCGGCAAATCGACGCTCGTGCATCTGATTGCGGGATTGATAAAACCTTATGCAGGAGAGATTTACCTCGACGATACGTGCCTGTTCAGCAGCCGGAAAAAGATCGATCTCTCACCCGAAAAGCGGCGTATCTCAATCGTGTTCCAGCAAGCGACGCTCTTTCCGCACCTCGGCGTCAAGTCGAACCTGCTCTACGGCTACAAGCGCTGCCGCCCTTCGGAACGGCGTATCAGGCCAGAGGCGATCATCGAGGTGCTCAATCTGGGGCATCTGGTCGGTCGCGGCGTGGGCAAGCTCTCCGGCGGCGAAAAACAGCGCGTAGCATTGGGCCGCGCCGTGCTCGCAAACCCGCGCCTGCTCGTGATGGATGAGCCGCTCTCGGCGCTCGACGACTCGCTCCGCTACCAGATCATCCCCTACCTGCGCAGCGTCAGCGCGGAGTTCGGCATTCCGTGCCTCTTCATTTCGCACTCGCTGACCGAAATGCAGCTCATGACCGAACGGGTGCTGGTCGTCCGCGACGGGCGGCTGGCGGGCATCTCGACCCCCGACGAGCTGGCCCGAACCGGCATGGCCACCAACCCGCGCGGCTACCTCAACCTGCTCCGCCTCGACGGCGCGACACAGAAAGACGGCCTCTTCCACTACCCGTGGGGCAACGGCCACCTTATCATTTCGGAAGGTCGCACCGGCGAGGAGTCGCTGTTTGAACTCTCCTCGCGCGACATCATCCTCTTCAAGCAGCACCCCGAAGCCATCAGCGCCCGCAACCTGCTCGAATGCCGTGTCGCCGAACTCTTCGACTCGGACGGGCGAAAAGGCGTGGTGCTCGAATCGGGCGGTAAAACGCTTGTCGCAGAAATCGTCCGCTCTGCCGCCGAAGAACTCGGCATCGCGCCCGGCACGATGCTCTTCGCCGCAATCAAAGCCTCGGCGTTTCGGAGAGTGAGCTGA
- the modB gene encoding molybdate ABC transporter permease subunit, producing MHLTPEDFSAIALSMKVAVTATALSLPFGFATAWVMVFKRFRGKVLLEVLVNLPLTLPPVVIGYFLLLMLGRNGWIGQALSSVGIELVFTWKAAVLASATVGFPLLVRSIRLGMESIDQQLIDASRSLGAPWYDTLATVILPLSFRGMVAGSSLMFARSLGEFGATIIVAGNIPGLTQTIPLAIYDYASSPAGTSMALSLCLVSIALSVSVLFLHELIGKKLEHGGKA from the coding sequence ATGCACCTGACGCCCGAAGATTTCTCGGCCATTGCGCTCTCGATGAAGGTCGCTGTCACCGCCACGGCGCTCTCGCTGCCGTTCGGCTTCGCGACGGCGTGGGTGATGGTCTTCAAGCGCTTTCGCGGCAAGGTGCTGCTCGAAGTGCTGGTCAACCTGCCACTCACCCTGCCACCGGTGGTGATCGGCTACTTCCTCTTGCTCATGCTGGGGCGCAACGGCTGGATCGGTCAGGCGCTTTCGTCTGTCGGCATCGAGCTGGTCTTCACCTGGAAAGCCGCCGTGCTCGCCTCGGCCACGGTCGGCTTTCCGCTGCTGGTGCGCTCGATCCGGCTCGGCATGGAGTCGATTGACCAGCAGCTCATCGACGCCTCGCGCAGCCTCGGCGCGCCGTGGTACGACACGCTCGCAACAGTCATTTTGCCGCTCTCGTTCCGGGGCATGGTGGCCGGATCATCGCTCATGTTCGCCCGCAGCCTCGGCGAATTCGGCGCGACGATCATCGTGGCGGGCAACATTCCCGGCCTCACGCAAACCATTCCGCTCGCCATCTACGACTACGCCAGCTCCCCGGCGGGCACCTCGATGGCCCTCTCGCTCTGCCTGGTCTCCATCGCGCTCTCGGTCTCCGTGCTCTTTTTGCACGAACTGATCGGCAAAAAACTTGAACACGGAGGAAAAGCGTGA
- the modD gene encoding ModD protein — translation MYSLTPDSEIERYIEEDVPYGDLTTTLLGIGDEPGEITFTTRDRTVLCCTEEAGRVLAKCGAEVLSMLPSGTIAAPGTEILRASGPAAALHAGWKVAMNLLEYASGISTRTATIVERARAANPGINVVTTRKSFPGTKKIAMKAIMAGGAFPHRLGLSESILVFSQHTVFLGGLDPFLDKLSDLKKLAPEQKILVEADSAVEALRIAAAGADVVQVDKMPVAELAALVSEIRSRFPGVAVSAAGGINGENAAAYAATGIDIIVLSSVYFGKPADISTSILPVKSN, via the coding sequence ATGTACAGCCTCACCCCCGACAGCGAAATCGAGCGATATATCGAAGAAGACGTGCCTTATGGCGACTTGACCACCACCCTGCTCGGCATCGGCGATGAACCGGGCGAGATAACCTTCACCACGCGCGACCGGACGGTGCTCTGTTGCACCGAGGAGGCCGGGCGGGTGCTCGCGAAGTGCGGTGCCGAGGTGCTCTCGATGCTTCCGTCCGGCACGATTGCTGCGCCGGGCACGGAGATTCTGAGAGCTTCCGGCCCGGCGGCGGCGCTGCACGCGGGCTGGAAGGTGGCGATGAACCTGCTCGAATACGCCTCCGGCATCTCGACGCGCACCGCGACCATCGTCGAACGCGCCCGCGCCGCCAACCCCGGCATCAACGTCGTCACGACGCGCAAATCCTTTCCCGGCACCAAAAAGATCGCCATGAAGGCGATCATGGCAGGCGGCGCGTTTCCCCACCGCCTCGGCCTCTCCGAATCGATCCTTGTCTTCAGCCAGCACACCGTCTTTCTTGGCGGACTCGATCCGTTCCTCGACAAGCTCTCCGATCTGAAAAAGCTCGCGCCGGAACAGAAAATTCTCGTCGAGGCGGACAGCGCCGTCGAGGCGCTCCGCATCGCGGCGGCGGGCGCGGACGTGGTGCAGGTGGACAAGATGCCGGTCGCCGAACTCGCGGCGCTGGTCTCGGAAATCCGCAGCCGCTTTCCCGGCGTGGCAGTCTCGGCGGCCGGCGGCATCAACGGCGAAAACGCCGCCGCGTACGCCGCCACCGGCATCGACATCATCGTGCTCTCCTCGGTTTACTTCGGCAAACCTGCCGACATTTCGACCTCGATCTTGCCAGTAAAATCCAACTGA
- a CDS encoding ABC transporter ATP-binding protein codes for MAETILRLKGIRKELELSRDVRQTILPNLSLEIFEGEFVAITGPSGSGKSTLLYIMGGLDKPTFGKVWLDGQEITGLDEAEMTVIRNRKIGFIYQFHFLLPEFSAVDNVMMPMLIRRKYGKKEIRERAMKLLDMVGLEDKYTNKPNQLSGGQQQRVAIARALANEPKVLLGDEPTGNLDSRSANNVYELFARLNCELNQTVIVVTHDEDFANRAGRRIHLVDGKIESDSRTPRQATA; via the coding sequence ATGGCTGAAACGATTCTCAGGCTTAAAGGAATCCGCAAGGAACTCGAACTGTCGAGGGATGTGCGCCAGACGATCCTTCCCAACCTTTCGCTGGAGATTTTCGAAGGTGAATTTGTGGCCATTACCGGGCCGTCCGGATCGGGCAAATCGACGCTGCTCTACATCATGGGCGGCCTCGACAAGCCGACTTTTGGCAAGGTGTGGCTCGACGGTCAGGAGATTACCGGCCTCGACGAGGCGGAGATGACCGTCATCCGCAACCGGAAGATCGGCTTTATCTACCAGTTCCACTTTCTTTTACCGGAGTTCAGCGCGGTCGATAACGTCATGATGCCAATGCTGATTCGCCGCAAGTATGGCAAGAAGGAGATTCGCGAGCGGGCGATGAAGCTGCTCGACATGGTTGGCCTCGAAGACAAATACACCAACAAGCCCAACCAGCTCTCCGGCGGACAGCAGCAGCGCGTGGCGATTGCCAGGGCGCTGGCCAACGAACCGAAGGTGCTGCTCGGCGACGAGCCGACCGGCAACCTCGATTCGCGCTCGGCCAATAACGTGTATGAACTTTTCGCCCGCCTGAATTGCGAACTGAACCAAACCGTGATTGTCGTCACCCACGACGAAGATTTCGCCAATCGTGCGGGTCGCCGCATTCACCTCGTTGACGGCAAGATCGAGAGCGATTCGCGCACACCCCGGCAAGCAACCGCCTGA
- the cruA gene encoding lycopene beta-monocyclase CruA has protein sequence MLEQIRNTHPLVYQNFSALPDGEKHLRSILAIDRYWEKLDLPVPDVILAGSRLPVDACVEEACDILYAGGTLGLLHAAVMSKKYGRKVLVIDRAEPGRTTRDWNISRGELLRLADTGVFTSEELDSTIVRMYKTGWVEFHAPAERRKRLYMDEVLDCAVDADRLLGMACKKVLAGGGSKVLGHTSFVCCYQFPDHLVVQVEELSGKPRYFRTQVLVDAMGIVSPVAMQLNRGRPQTHVCPTVGTIASGFENADFEVGEILASTEDAEVSGKRGRQLIWEGFPAKGDEYITYLFFYDKVDSPNDKSLLGLFEAYFRKLPEYKKPGPNFTIHRPVFGIIPAYFHDGAGCTRVVSGERIALLGDAASLASPLTFCGFGSVVRNLDRMTSGLDRAMREGRLGAAELANISAYEPNVASMATLMKYMCYDPETDEPGFVNEMMNEVMIVLDELPQRYRQAMFRDEMKVEELVTVMLKVAWRYPKILKATWNKLGVGGSVGFVKNLAGWAISQNEKRG, from the coding sequence ATGCTCGAACAGATCAGGAATACCCATCCGCTTGTTTATCAAAACTTTAGCGCTCTGCCGGATGGTGAGAAGCACTTGCGCTCGATTCTCGCTATCGACCGCTACTGGGAGAAGCTCGATCTTCCGGTACCCGACGTGATTCTTGCCGGCTCGCGACTTCCAGTTGACGCCTGCGTCGAGGAGGCGTGCGATATTCTCTACGCTGGAGGCACGCTCGGCCTTTTGCACGCGGCGGTGATGTCGAAAAAGTACGGGCGCAAGGTACTGGTGATCGACCGGGCCGAGCCGGGGCGCACCACGCGGGACTGGAATATCTCGCGTGGCGAGCTGCTGCGCCTCGCCGACACCGGAGTGTTCACCAGCGAAGAGCTGGACTCGACCATCGTTCGAATGTACAAAACCGGCTGGGTGGAGTTCCACGCGCCCGCCGAAAGGCGCAAGCGGCTCTATATGGACGAAGTGCTCGACTGTGCGGTCGATGCCGACAGGCTGCTTGGCATGGCTTGCAAAAAGGTGCTCGCGGGTGGTGGTTCAAAGGTGCTTGGCCACACCAGCTTCGTTTGCTGCTACCAGTTCCCGGATCACCTCGTTGTGCAGGTCGAGGAGTTGTCCGGCAAGCCTCGCTACTTCCGGACGCAGGTGCTTGTGGATGCGATGGGCATTGTTTCGCCGGTGGCGATGCAGCTCAACCGGGGCCGCCCGCAAACGCACGTCTGCCCGACGGTCGGCACCATCGCGAGTGGGTTCGAGAACGCCGATTTCGAGGTGGGCGAAATTCTCGCCAGCACCGAGGACGCGGAGGTCTCCGGCAAACGCGGGCGGCAGCTCATCTGGGAGGGGTTCCCGGCGAAGGGCGACGAGTACATCACCTACCTCTTCTTTTACGACAAGGTCGATTCGCCGAATGACAAGTCGTTGCTCGGCCTTTTCGAGGCGTACTTCCGCAAGCTGCCGGAGTACAAAAAGCCGGGGCCGAATTTCACGATTCACCGGCCCGTTTTCGGCATCATCCCGGCGTACTTTCACGACGGCGCGGGATGTACGCGCGTGGTCTCCGGCGAGCGCATCGCGCTGCTCGGCGACGCGGCCTCGCTCGCCTCGCCGCTCACCTTCTGCGGCTTCGGCTCGGTGGTGCGCAACCTCGACCGCATGACCTCCGGTCTCGACCGCGCCATGCGCGAAGGCCGACTCGGCGCGGCTGAGCTGGCTAACATAAGCGCTTACGAGCCGAACGTGGCCTCGATGGCAACTCTCATGAAGTACATGTGCTACGACCCGGAGACCGACGAGCCCGGCTTCGTCAACGAGATGATGAACGAGGTGATGATTGTGCTCGACGAGCTGCCGCAGCGCTACCGGCAGGCGATGTTCCGCGACGAGATGAAGGTCGAGGAGCTGGTGACGGTGATGCTCAAGGTGGCGTGGCGCTACCCCAAAATCCTCAAGGCGACCTGGAACAAACTCGGCGTGGGCGGGTCGGTCGGCTTCGTGAAAAACCTTGCCGGATGGGCAATATCGCAGAACGAAAAACGCGGTTAA
- the ligA gene encoding NAD-dependent DNA ligase LigA, producing MDKAKAQQEIGKLRAEIERHNRLYYLEAKPEISDFEFDKLLKRLIMLEKEFPELVTPDSPSQRVGGGITKEFPTVVHRDPMLSLSNTYSIAEVADFCNRVEKLVAAEGGGTPEYVAELKYDGVAISLLYRDGLLVCGSTRGDGRQGDEITANLRTIPSIPLRLEMPDLPLFGTALSGEIEVRGEVYMRKDDFERLNEERPEEERFANPRNATAGTLKLQDSAEVARRRMSFVAYYLKGYDGEAPTHLKRLEQLKSMGFMTGAAAKLCKGMDEIADFIAEWSEKRWTLPYETDGVVLKLNEVSLWERLGATAKSPRWAIAYKYPAQQAKTVLQGVVFQVGRLGTITPVAELKPTRLAGSIVSRSTLHNFDEIKRLGVRIGDHVMIEKSGEVIPKVVSVVLDERPAETAEIEVPSECPVCGTRLERPEGEVNWYCPNEEGCPAQKRGRILHFASRNALDIQNLGESLVTQLVDRGLVSDAGDLYSLTQEQLAGLDRMAAKSAQNVLDALEKSKKQSYARLLFALGIRHVGAATARELAHACPSIDRLREMDEEALAAVPDIGPVIAASIRDFFAKPWVQAMLQKLAEAGLPMQAGEEKALVNNNFEGQSVIFTGALERHVRQEAEEMVRERGGRIVSSVSKKTTLVVAGKEAGSKLEKAIKLGVKVIDEDEFERML from the coding sequence ATGGATAAAGCGAAAGCACAACAGGAAATCGGCAAGCTTCGCGCGGAGATCGAACGCCACAATCGCCTCTACTACCTCGAAGCCAAACCGGAGATTTCGGATTTCGAGTTCGACAAGCTGCTTAAACGGTTGATTATGCTCGAAAAGGAGTTCCCGGAGCTGGTGACGCCCGACAGCCCGTCGCAGCGTGTTGGCGGCGGCATCACCAAGGAGTTTCCGACGGTTGTGCACCGCGACCCGATGCTCAGTCTTTCGAACACCTACTCCATCGCGGAGGTGGCCGACTTCTGCAATCGCGTCGAAAAGCTGGTGGCAGCCGAGGGCGGCGGTACGCCGGAGTACGTCGCCGAGCTGAAGTATGACGGTGTGGCGATCAGCTTGCTCTACCGCGACGGTCTGCTCGTTTGCGGCTCCACGCGTGGCGACGGTCGGCAAGGCGACGAGATCACGGCCAATCTCCGGACAATCCCGTCGATTCCGCTTCGGCTCGAAATGCCCGATCTGCCGCTTTTCGGCACAGCATTGAGCGGCGAAATCGAGGTGCGCGGCGAGGTCTATATGCGCAAGGACGATTTCGAGCGGCTCAACGAGGAGCGCCCGGAGGAGGAGCGTTTCGCCAACCCGCGCAACGCCACCGCCGGCACGCTCAAGTTGCAGGACTCGGCGGAGGTCGCGCGGCGCCGGATGTCGTTCGTGGCCTACTATCTCAAGGGGTACGACGGCGAAGCGCCCACGCACCTGAAGCGGCTGGAGCAGCTCAAAAGCATGGGCTTCATGACCGGCGCGGCGGCTAAGCTTTGCAAAGGGATGGACGAGATTGCCGACTTCATCGCCGAGTGGTCGGAGAAGCGCTGGACGCTGCCGTACGAAACCGACGGCGTGGTGCTCAAGCTCAACGAGGTCAGCCTGTGGGAGCGGCTCGGCGCGACCGCCAAAAGTCCGCGCTGGGCGATTGCCTACAAGTACCCGGCGCAGCAGGCCAAGACCGTGCTGCAAGGCGTGGTGTTCCAGGTCGGGCGGCTCGGCACCATCACGCCGGTGGCCGAACTCAAGCCGACCAGGCTCGCTGGATCGATCGTGTCGCGCTCGACCCTGCACAACTTCGACGAAATCAAACGGCTTGGCGTGCGCATTGGCGACCACGTTATGATCGAAAAGTCGGGCGAAGTAATTCCGAAAGTGGTCAGCGTCGTGCTCGACGAACGCCCGGCGGAAACCGCCGAAATCGAAGTGCCGTCGGAGTGCCCGGTTTGCGGCACCAGGCTGGAGCGGCCCGAAGGCGAGGTGAACTGGTATTGCCCCAACGAGGAGGGATGCCCCGCGCAGAAGCGAGGCCGCATTCTGCACTTCGCCTCGCGCAACGCCCTCGACATCCAGAACCTCGGCGAGTCGCTTGTTACGCAGCTCGTCGATCGTGGCCTCGTGAGCGACGCGGGCGACCTTTACAGTCTTACTCAGGAGCAGCTCGCGGGCCTCGACCGCATGGCTGCCAAATCGGCGCAAAACGTGCTCGACGCGCTCGAAAAGAGCAAAAAGCAGAGCTACGCCCGCCTGCTCTTCGCCCTCGGCATCCGCCACGTCGGCGCAGCCACGGCCCGCGAACTGGCCCACGCCTGCCCCTCCATCGACCGCCTCCGCGAGATGGATGAAGAGGCGCTCGCCGCCGTGCCCGACATCGGCCCCGTCATCGCCGCAAGCATCCGCGACTTCTTCGCCAAACCGTGGGTGCAAGCGATGCTCCAAAAGCTCGCCGAAGCCGGGCTGCCGATGCAGGCGGGAGAGGAAAAGGCGCTCGTTAACAACAATTTTGAAGGACAAAGCGTCATCTTCACCGGCGCACTGGAACGCCACGTCCGCCAGGAGGCCGAAGAGATGGTACGCGAACGCGGCGGCAGAATCGTCAGCTCGGTGAGCAAAAAGACAACACTCGTTGTCGCAGGCAAAGAGGCCGGAAGCAAGCTTGAAAAGGCGATAAAGCTGGGAGTGAAGGTGATTGACGAGGATGAGTTCGAGCGGATGCTGTGA
- a CDS encoding LOG family protein yields the protein MEPHYRVTIFGSARISEGDEAYRDVYDIARGLAAEGFDIVTGGGPGLMRAANSGSKSVSNGGQSIGLNIKLPHEQCPNPYLDIKEEFDRFSGRLDAFMAMSDAVVVAPGGIGTMLELFYSWQLVQVQHLCETPIILFGEIWTSLLLWLETEVLPRHLFERKDMHSIFHVMEASEVVDLIIKIHKARPETEHVCRNFNKYRLDIEQAGKK from the coding sequence ATGGAACCGCATTATCGTGTAACTATTTTCGGGTCGGCCCGGATCAGTGAGGGGGACGAGGCTTACCGGGATGTTTATGACATCGCTCGCGGGCTGGCGGCCGAGGGGTTTGACATCGTGACCGGCGGTGGGCCGGGGTTGATGCGGGCGGCCAATTCCGGATCGAAAAGCGTCTCCAACGGAGGGCAGTCGATCGGGCTGAATATCAAGCTGCCGCATGAGCAGTGCCCGAATCCGTATCTCGACATCAAGGAGGAGTTTGACCGGTTCAGCGGGCGGCTCGACGCCTTCATGGCCATGTCCGACGCGGTGGTGGTTGCGCCCGGCGGCATCGGCACCATGCTCGAACTCTTTTACTCCTGGCAGCTTGTGCAGGTGCAGCACCTCTGCGAAACGCCAATTATCCTTTTCGGCGAAATCTGGACCAGCCTGCTCCTTTGGCTTGAAACCGAAGTACTGCCGCGCCATCTGTTCGAGCGCAAGGATATGCATTCAATATTTCACGTCATGGAAGCCTCAGAGGTGGTTGATCTGATCATCAAAATCCACAAAGCCCGGCCAGAGACGGAGCACGTCTGCCGGAATTTCAACAAGTATCGCCTCGACATCGAACAGGCAGGAAAAAAGTGA
- a CDS encoding thioesterase domain-containing protein has protein sequence MERKLQEILDSAIPLTQAMGIVVERYTGRELTIIAPLANNFNHLGTAFGGSLYIACVLSAWGLLYLRLREAGIKGSIVIRKGNAEYLRPVTGDIVATGTLPTEEEFAALIESFDRKGKAKMTICAVIEVEGKVAVKFEGEFAVVR, from the coding sequence GTGGAACGGAAACTTCAAGAAATTCTCGATAGCGCGATTCCCCTGACGCAGGCCATGGGGATTGTCGTCGAGCGGTACACCGGGCGCGAACTGACCATTATTGCGCCGCTGGCCAACAATTTCAACCATCTCGGCACGGCCTTCGGCGGCAGCCTCTACATTGCCTGCGTGCTCTCCGCGTGGGGGCTGCTCTACCTCCGGCTCCGCGAAGCCGGAATCAAAGGCAGCATTGTGATCCGCAAAGGGAACGCCGAGTATCTCCGACCCGTCACGGGCGACATTGTAGCCACCGGCACCCTGCCGACAGAAGAGGAATTTGCCGCGCTTATCGAGAGCTTCGACCGAAAAGGAAAAGCGAAGATGACGATCTGCGCGGTCATCGAGGTTGAGGGCAAGGTTGCGGTGAAATTCGAGGGGGAGTTTGCGGTGGTGAGGTGA
- a CDS encoding BrnT family toxin, whose amino-acid sequence MFEWDENKRLSNLEKHNLDFVDSRLLFDGKPAITVTSAVSSETRYLTTAEISGKFYSVVWTWRGDVRRIISFRRARDEEERA is encoded by the coding sequence ATGTTTGAATGGGACGAAAACAAGCGGTTGAGTAATCTTGAAAAGCACAACCTTGATTTTGTGGATTCCCGACTGCTTTTTGACGGAAAACCAGCGATTACGGTAACGTCAGCTGTTTCCAGCGAAACGAGGTATCTGACAACGGCTGAAATCAGCGGCAAGTTTTACAGCGTTGTCTGGACATGGCGGGGAGATGTCCGCAGAATTATATCATTCAGGAGAGCAAGAGATGAAGAAGAAAGAGCATAG
- a CDS encoding BrnA antitoxin family protein has protein sequence MKKKEHSVRYTDEELRAMQERGESESDWKTAAAMTDEEIEAAISSDEDEAGTVLDWSTIMVTPPQPKVVLNMRVDYEVMEFFRGQGKGYQKKINAVLRSYVEHQRKSGGVKA, from the coding sequence ATGAAGAAGAAAGAGCATAGCGTCAGGTATACGGATGAAGAGTTGCGCGCCATGCAGGAGCGTGGCGAGAGCGAGAGTGATTGGAAGACGGCTGCGGCTATGACGGATGAAGAGATCGAGGCAGCTATTTCCAGCGATGAAGATGAAGCGGGCACGGTTCTTGACTGGTCGACGATAATGGTGACCCCGCCTCAGCCTAAAGTAGTGCTCAACATGCGCGTCGATTACGAGGTGATGGAGTTTTTTCGAGGCCAGGGGAAAGGGTACCAGAAAAAAATCAATGCCGTGTTGCGTTCCTATGTGGAGCATCAGCGTAAGTCTGGCGGTGTAAAGGCTTAG
- the ubiE gene encoding bifunctional demethylmenaquinone methyltransferase/2-methoxy-6-polyprenyl-1,4-benzoquinol methylase UbiE, whose amino-acid sequence MSSSKETAKSLIQTKSRSSIRNMFDEVAPTYDFLNHLLSLGIDNYWRVVAAKKARKQLEGEREPKILDVATGTGDLAASMAKIPGAKVTGYDLSPEMLAIARKKYPNIEFLEGFAEKMPFDDRSFHVVSAGFGVRNFEDLAQGMKEFHRVLKPGGCAYIIEPMIPRNAVMKKLYLIYFKNVLPKIAGMFSKSTFAYDYLPNSVEQFPQAEAFTKILKNAGFKKAEYFPMTFETSILYVAMK is encoded by the coding sequence ATGAGTAGTTCCAAAGAGACCGCAAAGTCCCTCATACAAACCAAGTCACGCTCCTCGATCCGCAACATGTTCGACGAGGTCGCGCCGACCTATGACTTCCTCAACCACCTGCTGAGCCTCGGCATCGACAACTACTGGCGTGTCGTAGCCGCCAAAAAGGCCCGCAAGCAGCTGGAAGGCGAACGCGAGCCGAAAATTCTCGACGTGGCCACCGGCACGGGCGACCTGGCCGCATCAATGGCAAAGATCCCCGGTGCAAAGGTGACCGGCTACGACCTCTCTCCCGAGATGCTCGCCATCGCGCGCAAGAAGTACCCGAACATCGAGTTCCTGGAAGGCTTCGCTGAAAAGATGCCTTTTGACGACCGGAGCTTCCACGTCGTCAGCGCAGGCTTCGGCGTCCGGAACTTCGAAGACCTCGCGCAGGGTATGAAAGAGTTCCACCGCGTGCTCAAGCCCGGCGGCTGCGCTTACATCATCGAGCCGATGATTCCGCGCAACGCGGTGATGAAAAAGCTCTACCTGATCTACTTCAAGAACGTCCTACCGAAAATCGCCGGAATGTTCAGCAAATCGACCTTTGCTTACGACTACCTCCCCAATTCGGTGGAACAGTTCCCCCAAGCCGAAGCGTTCACGAAAATTCTGAAAAACGCGGGATTCAAAAAGGCCGAGTACTTCCCGATGACCTTCGAGACCTCTATTTTGTACGTGGCCATGAAGTGA
- the hisI gene encoding phosphoribosyl-AMP cyclohydrolase produces MGENQETQKSFLETVKFDSNGLVPAIVQDHETGKVLMMAWMNLESLKMTLEKKKACYWSRSRNKLWLKGESSGNMQEVHDILIDCDGDTLLLKVSQKGGACHVGYHSCFYRRTVDGESMEICDTLMFDPEEVYGKQS; encoded by the coding sequence ATGGGCGAGAATCAAGAGACGCAGAAGAGCTTTCTCGAAACGGTCAAATTCGACAGCAACGGGCTGGTGCCCGCCATCGTGCAGGATCACGAAACCGGCAAGGTGCTGATGATGGCCTGGATGAATCTCGAAAGCCTCAAAATGACCCTCGAAAAGAAAAAGGCCTGCTACTGGAGCCGCAGCCGCAACAAGCTCTGGCTCAAAGGCGAATCGTCGGGAAACATGCAGGAGGTGCACGACATACTCATCGACTGCGATGGCGACACGCTCTTGCTCAAGGTCTCGCAGAAAGGCGGCGCGTGCCATGTCGGCTACCACTCCTGCTTCTACCGGAGAACGGTGGACGGCGAGTCGATGGAGATCTGCGACACGCTGATGTTCGATCCCGAAGAGGTTTACGGCAAACAAAGCTGA